Below is a window of Pseudodesulfovibrio sp. 5S69 DNA.
CCGAGATGGGCCAGCCGTTTGGCGAGGGTATCGACAAAGGCGGCCTCGTCGTCGACGAGCAGTATGCGGATGGGAACGGTCATTCGTGGTTTCTCCTGTTGCGCTTTCTACAATGAACATGCCAGCGGCTGAATACGCAACACGTCTTGATACTTTTTTCTCCGCTTGTCGAGTATTGATGAAGGTCAATGATTCAAGTGCATTGTCGTGACATTGTTCGGAAGGAACCACCGGTCCCTCCTTGGAGGCAGTAAAAAATTAAAGAGGCTATTCAAGGGAATGTTGTGAGAGGTGGGGTATTTTTACCCGCCATGGGATGCAAAGGAATCAAAGGTCCCCTCTGGCGGGGCCTTGCGGGTGAAATATTACCATTGGTACCTTTTGTATCGCCGGGTAGAAAAGTACCGTTTTGATCTCCCTAACCCAATAAAAAGGGTGACTACTCCTCGCAGACATGTCCCGACGGCATCCGTGAACTCGCCGTCAGGAAAGATGAAAAATAAATTATTTCAATAAGTTAAAATAAAAAAAGGAGAGAGCTTCACGGCCAATGCCCGCCGAAAGCGTGGCACACGGATTGCTGATGGCGGTTCAGGCAGAGGTTTGGGTGTCGGGCGCAGGGCCCGAGACGGCAACCGAGAGTGGGCCATGCATCCCGAAAAGAAGTCCTCCTACGACAACCTGTCGCGCAACCTGTCGCTGACGGTCATCACGGTGTCCTTCGCGCCGCTCATCCTGGTGGGCGGGCTCATCTTCCACCAGTTCCGCTCCATATATACCGAAAAGGTCTTCGCCCACCTGGCCGAGGTGGTGGACAAGCACGCGGCGGACATCAATACCTTTCTGCAGGACAAGCTCACCGAGGTCCAATACATCGGCCGGACCTCCTCGTTCGAAGACCTGACCACCTCGAACCACCTGGAAAAGGCCCTGCGCGGGATGCAGCAGCAGTACGGCCGCATCTTCGTCGATCTGGGCGTGGTCGACAGCCACGGCCGCCAGGTGGCCTATGCCGGTCCGTTCAGCCTCTTGGGCGCGGACTATTCAGGGGCGGACTGGTTCCGCAACTCCAAGGAGAGCGACGCCATCATCAGCGACGTTTTCGAGGGGTTGCGCCAGTCCCCCCACTTCATCATTTCCGTCAGCCAGGGCCAGGGCGAGGAGCGCTGGACCCTGCGCGCGACCATCGACTTCCTGGCCTTCAGCTACCTGGTCCAGAACATCCGCATCGGCGAGACCGGGTTCGCCTACATCCTGAACAGCCGGGGCGTGTATCAGACCCGGCCCAAGGACGAGCACAATCAGGACCTGGAACTGACCCCGCGCCGCCAGCTCGGGCGCGACAATGCCCTGGCCGGGGTGTCCATCTTCGAATCCGTGGACCGCGAGGGCGACGCCTACGTCACGGTGACCGCGCCCATCAAGGGCGGGGACTGGAAGCTGGTCTACCAGCAGAAGTCCTCGGACGCCTTTTCGGCCATGATCCGCACCGAACTCGTCACCCTGGGCATCTTCCTCATCGGCGGGCTGGCCATCGTGGCCATGGCCCTGCTCATCTCCCGCAAGCTCGTGGTCCGCTTCCAGGCCATCGACCAGGAGTCCGAGCTGATGAGCAAGCAGATCGTGGAGACCGGCAAGCTGGCGGCCATCGGCGAGCTGGCCGCGGGCATCGCTCACGAGATCAACAATCCGGTGGCGATCATGATCGAGGAGGCGGGCTGGGTCAGCGATCTCATGGAGGACGAGGGCCGGGAGCTGCCGTCCTATGCGGAGATTCAGCGGGCTCTGACCCAGGTGGGCAATCAGGGGCGGCGGTGCAAGGACATCACCCACAAGCTGCTCAGCTTCGCCCGGCAGACCGACACCAGGGTGACGGACATGTCCGTGCCGGAATTCATCCGCGAGGTGGTCGACATCTCCATGCAGCAGGCCCGTTTCGCCCAGGTGGATTTCGATCTCGACCTGGACGAGTCCATGCCGCACATCTCCGCCTCGGCCACCGAGTTGCAGCAGGTCCTGCTCAACCTGGTCAACAACGCCATCCAGGCCATGGAACCCGACGGCGGCAAGCTGTCCATCGGCTGCACCATGGAGGACGGCCAGGCGGCCATCACCGTGGCCGACACCGGCCCCGGCATCCCGGCGGCCAACCTGGGCCGCATCTTCGACCCGTTTTTCACCACCAAGCCCGTGGGCAAGGGGAGCGGCCTGGGGTTGTCCATATGTTTCGGAATAATCCACCAGATGGGTGGAGAGATAGACGTGGAAAGCACAGTGGGCAAGGGCACGCGGTTCACCATCCGTCTGCCGGTGCCGCCGCCCGCATGGCAACCTGAAACGCGACAGGAGATGAGACATGACTGATGCCACTGTTTTGATCGTGGACGACGAGCGGGGGTTCGTCGAGACCATGGCCAAGCGGCTCGAAAAGCGCAACATGACCGTTTTCCAAGCCTTTGACGGTGACGAGGCCATGGTCCGGTTGGCGGAGCATCCGAACATCCAGGTGGTCATCCTGGACATGAAGATGCCCGGCAAGGACGGCCTGGTCGTCTTGCAGGAGATCAAGGAGGCGTACCCCCTGGTCGAGGTCATCATGCTGACCGGCCACGCCACGGTCCCTTCGGCTGTGGAGGGCATCCAGCACGGTGCCTACGACTACCTGATGAAGCCGTGCAGCTTCGAGGACCTGAACCAGAAGATAGCCGAGGCCGTCGAGCTCAAGAGCGAGCACGAGGAAGAGGCCATCGAGGCCCGGCTGAGCGACATCGCCGGGCGCATGGGGTAGCGGCGTGGACAGGACCATGGACACTGCGAAGGCCCCGGGCCGGAACGTGCGCCTGCTCATCGTGGACGATGAGACCGGGTTCGCCGAGGTCCTGTGCAAGCGCATGCGCCGACGCGGCGTGGAGGCGGCGTCGGCCGAGAGCGGCGACGAGGCGGTGCGTCTGCTGCGCCGCGAGGAGTTCGACGTGGCCATCGTGGACCTGAAGCTTCAGGGCATGAACGGGATCGAGATCCTGAAGGTTTTCCGGTTGATGGCCCCGGAGATGCCGGTGCTCATGCTGACCGGCCACGGCAGCGAAGAGGCCCGCGACGAGTGCATCAAGCTCGGCGCGGCGGGCTATCTCTCCAAGCCCGTGGAGTTCGACAGGCTGCTCGACAAGGCGTTCGAACTGAGCGCCGGGAGAGAACGGGCATGAACGGCGTGCAAGTGCTGCTCATCGACGACGAGGTCGGGTACACGGATGCCCTGGCCAAGCGTCTGGACCGCAGGGGGCTGTCCGTGACGGCCGCGGACGGCGGGCCTCAGGCCCTTGAAATCATGGCTTCGAAGTCCTTCGACGTGGTCCTGCTCGACATCAAGATGGCGGGCATGGACGGCATCAAGACCCTGCGAGCCATCAAGCGGCGCCATCCCGAGGTGGAGGTGGTCATGCTGACCGCCCACGCCAACACGGACATCGTCATTTCCAGTCTGGCCATGGGGGCGTTCGATTACCTCCTGAAGCCGGCGGATGTGGAGGAACTGGGCCGCAAGATCGAAGATGCGGCCATGAGAAAGAGAAGCAATTCGAAGTGATCGGCCCGAGGGTGGGTGCTTCGGACGGGTTGAACAAAACAAGAGGAAGCGAGGATAGTCATGCGATTTTTCAGTCAATGGGGTAGATTCATGATGGCCGGGGCCGGAGCCATGGCCCAGTGGGAGATAGACAACGCCAAATCCATAGTGAGCAGCCGCAAGAAGCTGCTGCTCATCGGGTTGATGATCATTCCCATCATTTTGATCGGCGTGGCCTTTGCCGACGACATCGGCCCGGCCCTGCCGCATCTGCTCGGCGGCCACAAGGCCTACAGCCCGGCCTTCTACAGCCTGGGCATCTTCATGGTCTCCATCGCCATCGGCGTGGGCGCGGGACTGATCACCGGCTGCATCGGCGCGGGCGGCGGCTTCATCATCGCCCCGGCGCTCATGTCCGCGGGCATCAAGGGCATCCTGGCGGTCGGCACCGACCTGTTCCACATCTTCGCCAAGGCGATCATGGGCAGCGTCATCCACCGCAAGCTCGGCAACGTGTCCGTATCCCTGGCCGTGGTCTTCCTGGTCGGCGCGATCCTCGGGGCCACCGCGGGCGGCGTCATCAACCGCGTGCTCTACGAGATCAACCCGATCCTGAGCGACGCCTTCATCACCACCGTCTATTCGCTGATGCTCGGTTTCCTGGGCTTCTACGCCCTGACCGACTTTCTGCGTTCGCGCAGGGCGGACAAGGGCGGCGACGCCCACGGCGGCGGGGAAGGGGCCGAACTCGGGGCGCTGTGTCGCAATCTGCAGGACGTCAAGTGCCCGCCCATGATCAAGTTCGATCAGGACCTGGTCGCCGGCGGCCGCCAGATCTCGTGGATATTCCTGGTCATGTCCGGCGCGCTGGTTGGCCTGGCCGCGGGCATCATGGGCGTGGGCGGCGGCTTCCTGACCTTCCCGATCTTTGTCTACGTGCTCGGCGTGTCCTCCATGACCACGGTGGGTACCGACATCTTCCAGATCGTGTTCACGGCGGGCTTCGCGTCCATTACCCAGTACGCCATCTACGGCTTCATCTTCTACACCCTGGCCATGGGCATGCTCATAGGTTCGCTGCTGGGCATCCAGATCGGCGCGCTGGTGACCAAGATCGTGCCCGGCATCACCATCCGCGGCTTCTACGCCATGGCGGTGCTGGCCGGGTTCATGAACCGGATATTCGCCCTTCCCGGCAAGCTGGCCGACATGGAGATCATTTCGCTCTCGCCCGGCACGGGCTCGGTGCTCAACACCATCGGCATCTGGGCGTTCTTCATCGTC
It encodes the following:
- a CDS encoding sensor histidine kinase gives rise to the protein MHPEKKSSYDNLSRNLSLTVITVSFAPLILVGGLIFHQFRSIYTEKVFAHLAEVVDKHAADINTFLQDKLTEVQYIGRTSSFEDLTTSNHLEKALRGMQQQYGRIFVDLGVVDSHGRQVAYAGPFSLLGADYSGADWFRNSKESDAIISDVFEGLRQSPHFIISVSQGQGEERWTLRATIDFLAFSYLVQNIRIGETGFAYILNSRGVYQTRPKDEHNQDLELTPRRQLGRDNALAGVSIFESVDREGDAYVTVTAPIKGGDWKLVYQQKSSDAFSAMIRTELVTLGIFLIGGLAIVAMALLISRKLVVRFQAIDQESELMSKQIVETGKLAAIGELAAGIAHEINNPVAIMIEEAGWVSDLMEDEGRELPSYAEIQRALTQVGNQGRRCKDITHKLLSFARQTDTRVTDMSVPEFIREVVDISMQQARFAQVDFDLDLDESMPHISASATELQQVLLNLVNNAIQAMEPDGGKLSIGCTMEDGQAAITVADTGPGIPAANLGRIFDPFFTTKPVGKGSGLGLSICFGIIHQMGGEIDVESTVGKGTRFTIRLPVPPPAWQPETRQEMRHD
- a CDS encoding response regulator, with product MTDATVLIVDDERGFVETMAKRLEKRNMTVFQAFDGDEAMVRLAEHPNIQVVILDMKMPGKDGLVVLQEIKEAYPLVEVIMLTGHATVPSAVEGIQHGAYDYLMKPCSFEDLNQKIAEAVELKSEHEEEAIEARLSDIAGRMG
- a CDS encoding response regulator transcription factor — translated: MDTAKAPGRNVRLLIVDDETGFAEVLCKRMRRRGVEAASAESGDEAVRLLRREEFDVAIVDLKLQGMNGIEILKVFRLMAPEMPVLMLTGHGSEEARDECIKLGAAGYLSKPVEFDRLLDKAFELSAGRERA
- a CDS encoding response regulator; the protein is MNGVQVLLIDDEVGYTDALAKRLDRRGLSVTAADGGPQALEIMASKSFDVVLLDIKMAGMDGIKTLRAIKRRHPEVEVVMLTAHANTDIVISSLAMGAFDYLLKPADVEELGRKIEDAAMRKRSNSK
- a CDS encoding sulfite exporter TauE/SafE family protein, yielding MRFFSQWGRFMMAGAGAMAQWEIDNAKSIVSSRKKLLLIGLMIIPIILIGVAFADDIGPALPHLLGGHKAYSPAFYSLGIFMVSIAIGVGAGLITGCIGAGGGFIIAPALMSAGIKGILAVGTDLFHIFAKAIMGSVIHRKLGNVSVSLAVVFLVGAILGATAGGVINRVLYEINPILSDAFITTVYSLMLGFLGFYALTDFLRSRRADKGGDAHGGGEGAELGALCRNLQDVKCPPMIKFDQDLVAGGRQISWIFLVMSGALVGLAAGIMGVGGGFLTFPIFVYVLGVSSMTTVGTDIFQIVFTAGFASITQYAIYGFIFYTLAMGMLIGSLLGIQIGALVTKIVPGITIRGFYAMAVLAGFMNRIFALPGKLADMEIISLSPGTGSVLNTIGIWAFFIVIGGFSVWVIGTFLMNISKLKRKEA